The nucleotide window CACCAGCCCACTGTCATGGCCTGAGATGTTTGGGTCCCACGTTCCATCGTCTGTCAGCGACTTGCCGTCCATCACCTGGCTGACGCTGCGTCTCAGAGAGTTCACGCTGAGGATCCCGAGCTCGCCCTGAGGAGGGGCGTGGTCAGAGGGCTCACACTTAGCCTCAAACACTTCCTAAAGAGACAGAATAAACACACCACGTATTATTCACAGATAAACTGTTCTTTGTGTGGGTTTATGAGTCTGCAGGGTTTTACCTCCATCTTCATGGTGAAGCCCTTGAGTGTGACACTGTTGGAGAAGCCTGTTGTGTCATGCACGGTGTTGAACTGAGGCAGAGAAGGTGAGAGGTTTGACGAAATGCACCGAAAAGAATCACTTACACTGTAAACAAGTAAATTCTGCCTCactaacagacagaaaaacatacCTATCATTAGTGTTTGCATGTTGAGATACATGGAGTGAAGTATATGATATATTCATACAGAATGTGAATGCTCTATCGAATCCTTCTTTACAATACACAATATCTATTCTATAAATAACGGCtactttttgtatttcttgtttttttaatttcttggtTCAGAAATGAGGCACAAATATAACTTCAAAGTTACATATTAAATGCcttatattatattcaatataataatatatggaTTTAACCAATCAAATGCCAAATTCTATCAtgtgtgtcatgtttttaattgaatagTGATTTGTAAATTAGGAGCTCACCAAGACAGAGTTGCTTGCTGGGTAAACAGCCATGGGGTTCCTCTTCTGCATGGGCAGGGCCACCAGAGGGGGTCTCTCTCGCGGGAAGGGGGGTTTGTTCAGGGCCTGAGCCGAGAAAACAAGAACCTGATTGGAGTTTTATAGTGTAATAAGTTTATACCTTATATAAGCTTCTTGTAAACTGAAGTATTTTTGACATCACACTGTTTTCTCTGCACTCATCCTGAAAATGACCTCTCACTATTAATATATATCTGTATAAGCAGATTAATTCAAATGTTACCCGGCTCTCCATCCTTACCCTTTGCTTTCTTACTCAGAGGATTAGTTGATACCGTTCACATTCATTTGCAATGACCTGTGGTGTCGTGATGACGTCTGGTGCTCTCCCTTCTGTCTTCCTCACCTTTACCGTGACACAGAATCTCTATTGGCTCTCACCTTATGAAGAGTGACACCCAACACGACGGCCAGAAGCAGGAGGGCGATGGCTGCCATCACGACGATGAACCACAGCTCCTGGACAACCGGCCGGTTGCCCTGACCGCCCTCTGCCCGCTCGCCACCACCACCCACTCcttgtccacctcctcctcctaccCCAGGAGGAGTGGGGCTCTGTGAATCTGGAGTTTTGACAGAAATTATTTATAAAGTGGAATACAGCATCTCCTTTAAATCAGCCAGTTACGATAGGGTTTTTATGTTGCTGTTTAAAAATGCAAGTACAACAACCTTTTTTCTGGATTTTAATGCATAtcactggttaaaaaaaaaaagaagaatgttttTTGTACGTAGCTTAAAATATGCCATCTTCATGCTACCTTTATGCAAAATGCATTTCCTCCCAATGAATACAACTGAGTGAAAAGGAATCGAACCACTACATCCTGGTAGTTTAtgcacgtgtacacacacactcggacgGGAGAAGACCTCAGGTCAGGTCGTTTTTAAGTAAACTACAGGCACCATTTGAGTTCCGCATCCATATCAGCAGTTAAATTACATGTTAAATCCTTTTTTTCAGGGATACATCTGtcagaaaaacatcacaagTCATGTTACGAAGGAAAGAAAGacgaccacaaacacacacaaacacacacacacagacacacacactcacatacacaccctGTGCAGGAGATATCAGTGTAACTGGAGACACACTAGCTTGCATGGCCTAGTTTCTAACCTGCAGAGAGCTCCATACTCTTTAATCAGCCACTTTTATCCATTTATATTTCCATACCCGTGTGTTGTCTTGGATAGGTTGAGACCTTGAATATTAATTGGCATTTTACGCAGTAATTGTATAGGAAGGCTCTTAAATAAAGGCCCGGTAAGGTGCCAGTTAATAATTCTGCTTTCCAAGATGTCCAAGTAAAGGCCATCCAGTACTAGTTGTGTCAATGATTCTTATGGATTTACAGAAAGAGAAATAAGTtgaaggaaaggaaaataaactgcagacagactgacagagagagacagagagagagagagagagagagagagggagagagagaagtgtgtcCAGCCTGCGACTCACCAGTGCTGAGGTCCGTGGTTCAGTCTGTGGCGGCCCGTGCTGGCAGCCCCTCGCCGTGTCATGCATCGATCAGAAGGCCAAAGACCTGCCGCCGTTTAGGATCAAACCTGTCGCCCCATGAATATTTCACTCCTGCTACTTTTACTTGCCACCTCACTCTCTTCAACACCACAGAGGCGAGGGACAAGTGACATGAGAAGATATTCCAATGGATGACTCCTTTCCTACACAGAGGGAAAACGAATCCTAGAAAACACAAGGAAGAAACATAGGACCTGAGCTCAGACTGACTGCTTGCGGCTGGGCCTCCCTAATCCTCTGAAACTCCCATCAACCTTTGCTTTTCTGCAGCAGTGTCATGGTAACAGTCAGGTGTCTGGTTTCAGTTTACCTGGAGAGGGATGGTAGAAGACATATCACTCCCTGCTCCTCAGGTACACTGCTGGACTCTGTTCTTTCTTGAGTACCTCATGTATACATGTGTTCTAATTCTGAATGTTGTTAATGAACACATGTGAGACCTCTATCAGTGTAAAGACACATCTGAGTGTGTGAAGGTTGTAAAGTATTATTCCAATACTAAGACAGTTGTATCATCAGTCTGCTTAGTATCGCAGGCTTATTCAAATGGCTGATTCAACGATTGCTCCTctgcacagggacacagaggtTTGGGTAAGTAAACGTCTCCCTTCTCCTTCCTGCTATTTTGAAACTTTAATCTAAAaggttgcaaaaaaaaaacatgaagcaaGATCCTTTTCCTTCATGTTGCAGAAAGGTTTCATACTGTCTTCTTCTGTTCAGATGCTAATTTACAACAGTTCCTGTACAGATGTGCTATTCCCATGATGATGAAAATGGTTTATTGGATTTTACCTGTTGTTTATTATAGTTTGTAGACAAAATTCAAGTTTCTAAAATGTTCTCATtctctttaatgcattttttcttgttttttttctttaaccatttgttttccttcctgaCACCAGGGACTTGTTTCTGCCTGACCACAGAGTGTTTGTTGTCAACTATGTGACCACAGAGTTACTGCTTTATATCATCTTTTGGTATTCAGGCAATATGTCAAACAGGTTGGTCACAATATTGTCATCTCGGAATGATAGACCTGATTTCTTAGGGAAAACAGAAAAGGGTATCAATATATTACAATTAAAAGTTATATAACTTTTTGTCAATTGAATTATAAATGCTTCCATGTTTAGAACAACTAGAAGGTtagtttttgcttgtgtgtgcaaACGTCAGACACATCTTCAGCAGCCTGACCATCAGATCCAGTCCAGTGGTAGAAACGTGTCAACTGTGCATTTCACTGATACAGTGGAATTCATTTCGGAGAGTTAATCCTTGTGACTCCAGCAGATTTCTCCACAGTGTCTTTGTTTTGATGCTAGAGCAAACCTCCTGCCAAGGGAATCATTTATTGCCATAATGCACTTTTTGCATCAAGACAGTTTTGTCTTGTGCGTTGTTACAGGAACAAAATATTGATGTCTTTAATAAGACAAGAGAACACTAATTGTGAGACCTACTACTCGGCATTGGGATAGTAGACTAAAGACATTGCAAGTCTGCTTAACAACAAAGGAGTCATACATTTAAGTCTGAAATTACATTGATTGGTTGATTAAATTGCTCTTAACTGGTCTGTCAAGTAactgacacaatcttcagacccaggTTCACAACTTTTCATAGGAAAAGCTCTGTATAAGTCAGCTCAATATAAAGCTTtacatcaataaaacaaacaagaaattaCAATAGTTAATTCTAAGGATGTCATTGAAATAAAGGAGATCAGCACGtgcgcgccccccccccccttgaatGTCTAGCTCAGTTCGATATggtgaaaaagtcaaaataataaacattaagtGGTGAACCAGATTAAGGACATAAAATGAGACATGGTCAACTCTGCAGGCTGCCTGCATGCCGTTCTGCTGCCACTGCAAGGCACTGTTAACAATCGCACCAGATTCAACAAtacacttccttgggcccttaacaatgCACGTGACAGATTAGAAGCTGATAAAATGAACAGTTCTCAAGATGTGTTTCATATACAGACAGTCGATTCTAGAATTTGGAGGCCGATTTCAGGATGTGTGGGTTTGTCTTCTCATCAAATGACCTCAGACACACAAGAACATGAAGTATTTGACACTTTATTGCATCAGTTCCACTAATAAATAGTGCCCTACTCCCTCAGTAACACAACGGATTGTGAAGATTCAGTGCGGAATCCTTGTTATCAATGTCTCCAGTCAAATCAAATTCTGTAACAACATTGTCCAGGTTTGAAACCCTTTTTCTACTGGCTCATGAAAAGCTCAATGTCAAAGGAAAGAAACTGCAAAAAGTCCAAGTTAAGGCTTGATTGCAAAAGCAAGGTAAATATCTAGTTCCCATTTCTTCAttataaacaaatgtgtgtgtgtgtgtgcgcgcgtgtacATGTATCACTTTTTCCCTGGCTTCTGCAAAAACATTAAGGaacacgcacacgctcacacacacaactcgcatCTGACATCTACATAAGCTTCCACAGTACAGCTGTGTAACTGCATAAATGAGCGATTGGGTCTCCAATTGTCTTCACACCAATCTATCAGTGTAAGTACATGTTTggctacaaaaacaaaaataagatgaacatatgaaatatatatatgttttggTTTACAACTGCCAAAGCCACTGTACAGCTTTTTGGTTTGACAGGACATTTCATAAAGACGATAGAattcacatttcaaatcaaagatTAATTTCAATCATATAAAatgattgcttttttttttttttatgaaaatgaaacataCCAAAAAGAATCACGCAATAGCTAAAGATGGTCCCATATTTCAGCagtgatgaggtgtgtgtgggctggCATCGAGGTGCAACTTCTACTTCATCTCACTGCAATTACTTCAGAAGTGGTTGATAAGGTCTGTATGAATCAAACTCAGCAGTGCACAGAGAGTTTTTACAGTATACAAGCTGTGAGTATAACGTACTAAAGGTAGAAACAGTGCATGGTAAGGATTTGTAACCTATCCAAGAAGCTTTCTACACAATAGTGTATTCATTAACTTCCCTGTGATCCAGCTTATGATGCTGTCCCGACAGTTTTTAAATTGTGCAAACTTAGAGGAAAGACCAAGTCAAAACAGGCAAACTGCGCAGTAATTATTAAAAATTTATGACCTGTGGCTTGGAATGATTTAAGACTGTTGTTTACTTCATCTGTGGAGTAAAGACA belongs to Platichthys flesus chromosome 3, fPlaFle2.1, whole genome shotgun sequence and includes:
- the si:ch211-57i17.5 gene encoding usherin, with the protein product MAAIALLLLAVVLGVTLHKALNKPPFPRERPPLVALPMQKRNPMAVYPASNSVLFNTVHDTTGFSNSVTLKGFTMKMEEVFEAKCEPSDHAPPQGELGILSVNSLRRSVSQVMDGKSLTDDGTWDPNISGHDSGLFMEDEEFVDTVKGFSTVRKEHTMFTDTNL